A stretch of the Ipomoea triloba cultivar NCNSP0323 chromosome 16, ASM357664v1 genome encodes the following:
- the LOC116007986 gene encoding PLASMODESMATA CALLOSE-BINDING PROTEIN 3 encodes MCLGLLRFLFPLILILGTIPRESDGQFEDWCIADEQTPDEELQRAVDWACRNGADCSKIEVNQPCYLPNTVKDHASFAFNSYFQKMKHKGGNCYFNAAALLTALDPSHGSCKFEVLP; translated from the exons atgtgttTGGGATTGCTAAGGTTTCTGTTTCCATTGATCCTGATCCTTGGGACCATTCCCAGAGAATCTG ATGGACAGTTTGAGGACTGGTGCATAGCAGATGAGCAGACACCAGATGAAGAATTGCAGAGGGCAGTTGATTGGGCATGCAGGAATGGTGCAGATTGCAGCAAGATAGAAGTGAACCAACCTTGCTATCTGCCCAACACTGTGAAGGACCATGCCTCCTTTGCTTTCAATAGCTATTTTCAGAAGATGAAGCACAAAGGAGGAAATTGCTACTTCAATGCTGCTGCTCTCTTGACTGCCCTTGATCCAA GTCATGGCTCATGCAAATTTGAGGTTCTTCCTTGA